The window GCGCTATGCTGCCGCGGCATACCAACTTGCCCGGCTCGCCACAAACGCATAAGAGCCGCCCCTAACCCTAGAGCGCACCTTGCAGAAGAAGCACAAAGAGACCTCCGTGGACCAGTCCGACGATCGCCCCAGCCGCTCGGAAGTCGAGGCTGCCGTGCGCACGATGCTGCGTTGGACCGGCGACAACCCGGATCGAGACGGCCTGCGCGACACGCCCAAGCGCGTCACCAAGGCGTTCGAGGAGTATTTCCGCGGCTACAACGAGGACCCCGAGCAGATCCTGTCGACGACCTTCGAGGAGACCGAAGGCTACGACGAGATGATCGTCCTGCGCGGCATCCGCTTTGAGAGCCACTGCGAGCACCACATGGCGCCGATCATTGGCCGTGCCTGGGTGGCGTACATCCCCAACGGACGCGTTGTCGGCATCTCCAAGCTCGCGCGCATCGTCGAGGTGTACGCGAAGCGGCTGCAGATCCAGGAGAAGATGACGGCACAGATCGCCAACGCGATTGATACGGTGCTGCAGCCGCAGGGCGTCGGCGTGCTGCTCAAGGCCGAGCACTTCTGCATGACGGCGCGCGGCATCATGAAGCCTGGCACCGACCTAGTGACGAGCCGCATGCTCGGTGTGTTCCGCGACAGCCCGGTGACGCGCCAAGAATTCCTGTCGATCATCGAGTAATCTAGTTCAGTCGTCGTCCGGGGCCACCTCGGTGGTCGCATCGGGCCGGACGTCGTAATCCACGCGCTCGAGATAAAGCCCGCAGGCGGCGGCGACCGGGCCGCACGCCGTGCGGTCGCGGGCGTCGAGAGCGGCCTTGAGATCGTCCGGCCGCCACTTCCCCTCGCCGACGAGCTTCAGGCTGCCGACCATGGAGCGCACCTGATTGTGCAGGAAGGACCGCGCCGACGCCTGGATGACGATCTCGTCGGCGTAACGCGAGACGTCGAGCCGATCGAGCGTCCTGAGCGGCGAGTTCGCCTGGCACTGGGCCGCGCGGAACGTCGTGAAGTCGTGCTTGCCGAGTAGCGCCTGCGCAGCGCGATGCATCGCCTGAGCATCGAGGTCGACGGGCAGCCACCACACGCGACTGCGTTCGAGCGCCGGCGGCGCACGTCGCGCCAGGATGCGATAGCGGTAGTGGCGCGACGTGGCGCTGTAGCGGGCGTCGAAGTCGTCGCCGACTTGCGTGCAGTCGATGATCGCCACCGGCGAAGGGCGCAGATGGAAGTTCATCGCCTCGCGGATGCGAAACGGCTCCCACTCCTTGCCGAGGTCGAAATGCGCGACCTGCCCCAGCGCGTGCACGCCGGCATCGGTGCGGCCGGCGCCGCGCACCGCCGCCGTTTCCCCAGTGAAGCGGAAGAGCGCATTCTCGAGCTCGCCCTGTACGGTTGCGCCGTCCGCCTGGCGTTGCCAGCCGAGAAACGGGGTGCCGTCGTATTCGATGGTTATGCGATAGCGAGGCATAGGAAATTCTGCATGCCGCACGCCGAGCTGCGTGCCGCCCATCCCTAGCCGCCCAGCGCCGCCGCCTCAAGCCGCGGCGCGGCCGACGTCAGCGGTCGGTGTTGGTCGTGGTAGAGCTGCGGCGCACCGAGGTCCCGGCACCGGCATTGATCTCGAGCGGCGTGGCGCCGTCGGGATTGACGATCAAGTGGGTGGTGGGGGGCACCGGTCGATAGACGCGCACGCCGTGCTCGATGGTGACGACGGCGCCGTAGTACGGCCGGGTCTCGATGCGTGTCGTCTGCTGGGCAAGTGCTGCCGAGGCGGAGGCTACTAGCAGAATGACAGCTAAGAAACGCATCGAACAACTCCGTACAATCATTTGACTACTAACGAATATTAACGAATGAACACCGGGCGCACAACGGCGCGCGCGCATGTAAGCCGATGATGGCTAAGGGTGCCGGCGCCTGAGCGCCGCTTAAAGGCGGGTGCCAGGCGGGATAGGGAAGCCGCGTAGCACCTCGGCGACCGGCATGGGCTTCTTACCGGCGCGCTGCAGCTCGACGAAGCGAACCGCGCCGGCCCCGCAGGCCACCGTCAACTGGTCGTCGAGCACCTCGCCCGGTGCCCCTGCGCCTTCCGCCAGCGACGCGCGCAGCACCTTGATGCGCTCGGACTTGCCCTCCGCCCCCACTTCGAACCAGGCGCCGGGGAACGGCGAAAGCCCGCGGATCAGGTTGTGCACCTCGCGCGCGCCCTTGGTGAAGTCTATGCGCGCCTCCGCCTTGTCGATCTTCTTGGCGTAGGTGACGCCCTCGTCCGGTTGGGGTGTGCAGTCGAGCGTGCCGCGCTCCAGCGCCGACAGCGCCCGCACCATCAACGATGCACCGCGCTGCGCCAGGATATCGTGCATGTCGCCGTACGTCTGATTGGGTCCGATGGCGACCGGCTCGGCGAGGCACACGGGGCCGGTATCGAGCCCCTGCTCCATGCGCATCACCATCGCCGCCGTCTCGCTGTCGCCGGACATGATCGGCCGCTGGATCGGCGCCGCGCCGCGCCAGCGCGGCAACTTGGACGGATGGAGGTTGAAGCAGCCGTGCTTAGGAGCGGTGAGGATCGCGTTGGGCAGCAAGAGCCCGTAGGCGACGACCACGGCGGCGTCGGCTGCGTGGGCGGCGAACACCGCCTGCTCCTCCGCCCCCTTCAAAGAGGCCGGCGTCAGGACCTCGATGCCGGCAGACCCGGCAAAGACTTGCACCGGCGACTTGCGCTCGGCCATGCCGCGCCCGGCCGCACGCGGCGGCTGTGAATAGACAGCGACGATCGTGTGCCCCGCGCCGATGACCTCGGCCAGCGTAGGTACGGCAAACGCCGGCGTTCCCATGAAGACGATGCGCAGGGACATGGAGGTACCGGCCAGTATTGAAGAGGTGCGCGGCGTGCCGGCTCAGGTTGCCGCACGCGCCTGTTTTTTGAACTTGCGCACCACAATGTCGCGCTTCAGCGGAGAAAGGAAGTCGATGATGAGCTTACCGTCGAGGTGATTGATCTCGTGCTGGATGGCGGTGGCGAGAAGCCCCTCCGCATCCAGCTCCTGCGGCTTCCAGTTGCGATCGAGATAGCGAAGCGTCAAGGTCGACGGGCGCTCGATCTCGAGGCGAAAGTCGGGGATCGACAGGCAGCCTTCCTCGTGCTGGCGCATCTCCGATCCGAGCGCGACGATCTCGGGATTGATGAATACCAGCGGGTTGGGCTGCTCGTTTTCGTCGGCAACGTCGATCACCACGAGACGCCGCGGAATGCCCACCTGCACCGCTGCGAGACCGACGCCGGGAGCCGCGTACATCGTCTCCAGCATGTCGTCGGCCAGTTGACGCAACTCGTCGTCGACGCGCTCGACGGGGGTCGACAGCTTGCGCAGGATGGGGTCCGGAAGGGTGATAATCGACAGCTTGGACATGCGCCTGAAATAGGGAAGTCCGCCAGGACGGTCAATCACATCGCGGCAGCGCGCAAAGACGCGGCTTTGAGATGTATGGTCAGTCCTACGGAGCTTTCTTGTTGGCGGCGGCGGGGGGCGGCGCGGCGGCCGGCGGGGGGGCGGTGGCGGCAGCCGGGGGCGTCGGGTCGGTCGCGGCTTCGCCCTGATCGGTACCCTCCGGGGCATCCGTCGGATAATCGACGTTCGGATCGGTTACGCCGTCGGGCGGATAGGGGGCGGCGTTGGGATCCTCCGGCTCGGTCGCCATCCCTGAGTCGGCCGGCGGCTCGGCAGCCGTGACGAGCGCGGCTGTCGCGAATGGCAGGAGGCTGGCCATTGCCAGCACCAGCAATTTGTTGCGCATTTTGTCTCTCCTCAAGGACGGCGCCGGGCCACTGACCAGGGCTGAATCAGGGCCGCCGAAACGAGCGGATTTGAGGCCGAGTCTGCGCCTCTTCGAAGGCGCGTCAATGGAAACTGATGCGCATTTCAAGGAGAACGGCTAACATTTCGGGCGGATCGCAGTTTGGCCGGGAAATAACAGCCGTGCTTTCGGATGCGTCGCGTCTGATCGTGGGTTGGCAGGAGTGGGTCGCCCTGCCCGAACTGGGCTTGCCGGCGCTCAAGGCCAAGATCGACACCGGCGCCAAGACCTCGGCCCTGCACACCCATTACATAGAGGCTTACGGAACACCCAAGCACCCGCGGGTCCGTTTCTCCGTCCGTCCAAGTCCTGATGTCGGCGGGCTTGAAGTGTCGGCCACGTCCGACGTCGTCGACCGGCGCGAGGTCGTCAGCTCGAACGGCGTGCGTGAGCTGCGCTACGTGATCCTGACACCATTGAGTATCGGCGGCCGGCAGTGGCCGATCGAGATCACGCTCACGAACCGGGAGCACATGACGTATCGCATGCTGATCGGCCGCCAGGCGATCCGTTCCGACATGCTCATCGACTGCGCGACGTCGTTTCGCCAGCCGAAGCTCAGCTACCAGCTCTATGCGGGATTCTGAGGGTCGCTATTCGATCCCGACGACGCCGAGCATCGTGCGCCTGACGGCGGCGACGCTGTCGAAGCGCTCCGCCTTGCCCCGGCTTGCGCGCGCCATCGCGGGAATGAGGTCGGGGCGCCGTAAGAAGCTTTCCATCGCCTCGGCCAGCGCCTCGGGATCGCGTGGCGCCACCAGCACGCCATTGACGCGTTCGTCGACGGTGTCGCGGCAGCCGGCGACATTCGTCGTGACGATCGGGCGACCGGCGGCGAGCGCCTGCAGCAGCGGTCGCGGCATGCCCTCGGCGCAGCCCGGGTAGACGAAGACATGCGCCTCGGTCAGCAGTTCGGCGTGATCCTCGGCGAGCCCGACGTATTCGACGTTCGCTTGCAGCGCCAGCTCGGCCATGTCGATCGCCTTGGCGCCTTCGTCCGGAAGCACGGCGAGCAGGCAGCGCAGCGCTGGCGCGCGTGCGCGCAGGATCTTGGCCGCCTCGCAGTATTCCTTGATCCCGCGCCGCCAATCGAGGCTGGCGATCATGAGAAACACGAGACCGTGGCCGAGCGGCGGAAGTTGCAGCACCTGCTGGTGCTCGAGATCGACGCCACCGCCTGACACGACCGTGGCGGACAGTTCGTCAGGGACGAGGGCCAGCTTCTTGAGCAGTGCCAGGTCGTCGCGATTGTGGAACACGACTTCGTCGGCCGCACGCAGCGCCTGGCCATAGCGCCAGGCGGGCATCTCGTCGGCTGCGAGCGGCCCGGTGAAGCGATGCTCGGGCAAGCAGTCAACGATCAGAACGATGCGTCCGACGCCGACGGCCTTCGCCGCCAGCGCGCCGTAGATCATGGTCTGCGAACCGCACGCGACCACGACATGCGGCGCCCACTCGCCGAGAATTTGTTTCAAGCCGGCGATCGCCTTCCAGTCGGAGAACAGCTTGAGGCCGCTCGCATCGGGCACGAACGTGGCGTGCTCGGCGCCGAGATCGCTCAAGCTGCGCACTTCCGCACCGCTGAACTCGGGCGCCACGACCAAGACCTTGCGACCGCGCGTCAGCGCCTCGCCGATCAAGACGTCGCGCAGTTGCAGAAGCGGCGTTCCCGGAGGACAGACGACCGCGATCCGTTGCACCGCCTCTACCGGCACCGTAGCGGGCATCGCCATGTCAGTGCAGGGTCCGCGACGCCGGCGTCCACACCGCAGGCGATCCGTCCTCGCTCGGTGGCATCGACGCGGTGGCGCTGTAGCCTTCGACGTTGCGCAGGAGCACGGCGTGCATGGTGTCGAAGTCACGCTCGTTCATCGCCGCCTTGAGGATCTCGAGCTCTCGCGCCAGCTCGTCGGAAGGCTGGAACGGCTCGTCCGAGCGCCAAATGCGCGGGTGCTCGGTCGCCTTGGTATTGGCGCCGATGAGCAGCTCCTCATAGAGCTTCTCGCCCGAGCGCAGCCCGGTATACGCGATGGCAATGTCGCCGTCGGGGTGCTCGGCGCTTCGTACCTCGTAGCCCGACAGGCGAACCATCAGCCTCGCCAAATCGTCGATGCGCACCGGCTCACCCATATCGAGGACGAACACATCGCCGCCTTCGGCCATGGAGCCGGCCTGGATGACGAGCTCTGCCGCCTCGGGAATGGACATGAAATAGCGAATGATTTCGGGGTGGGTGACGGTCACGGGGCCGCCGGCGCGAATCTGCCGGCGGAATT of the Hyphomicrobium album genome contains:
- the folE gene encoding GTP cyclohydrolase I FolE, with protein sequence MQKKHKETSVDQSDDRPSRSEVEAAVRTMLRWTGDNPDRDGLRDTPKRVTKAFEEYFRGYNEDPEQILSTTFEETEGYDEMIVLRGIRFESHCEHHMAPIIGRAWVAYIPNGRVVGISKLARIVEVYAKRLQIQEKMTAQIANAIDTVLQPQGVGVLLKAEHFCMTARGIMKPGTDLVTSRMLGVFRDSPVTRQEFLSIIE
- the truA gene encoding tRNA pseudouridine(38-40) synthase TruA — translated: MPRYRITIEYDGTPFLGWQRQADGATVQGELENALFRFTGETAAVRGAGRTDAGVHALGQVAHFDLGKEWEPFRIREAMNFHLRPSPVAIIDCTQVGDDFDARYSATSRHYRYRILARRAPPALERSRVWWLPVDLDAQAMHRAAQALLGKHDFTTFRAAQCQANSPLRTLDRLDVSRYADEIVIQASARSFLHNQVRSMVGSLKLVGEGKWRPDDLKAALDARDRTACGPVAAACGLYLERVDYDVRPDATTEVAPDDD
- the fmt gene encoding methionyl-tRNA formyltransferase, which translates into the protein MRIVFMGTPAFAVPTLAEVIGAGHTIVAVYSQPPRAAGRGMAERKSPVQVFAGSAGIEVLTPASLKGAEEQAVFAAHAADAAVVVAYGLLLPNAILTAPKHGCFNLHPSKLPRWRGAAPIQRPIMSGDSETAAMVMRMEQGLDTGPVCLAEPVAIGPNQTYGDMHDILAQRGASLMVRALSALERGTLDCTPQPDEGVTYAKKIDKAEARIDFTKGAREVHNLIRGLSPFPGAWFEVGAEGKSERIKVLRASLAEGAGAPGEVLDDQLTVACGAGAVRFVELQRAGKKPMPVAEVLRGFPIPPGTRL
- the def gene encoding peptide deformylase — encoded protein: MSKLSIITLPDPILRKLSTPVERVDDELRQLADDMLETMYAAPGVGLAAVQVGIPRRLVVIDVADENEQPNPLVFINPEIVALGSEMRQHEEGCLSIPDFRLEIERPSTLTLRYLDRNWKPQELDAEGLLATAIQHEINHLDGKLIIDFLSPLKRDIVVRKFKKQARAAT
- a CDS encoding ATP-dependent zinc protease family protein codes for the protein MLSDASRLIVGWQEWVALPELGLPALKAKIDTGAKTSALHTHYIEAYGTPKHPRVRFSVRPSPDVGGLEVSATSDVVDRREVVSSNGVRELRYVILTPLSIGGRQWPIEITLTNREHMTYRMLIGRQAIRSDMLIDCATSFRQPKLSYQLYAGF
- a CDS encoding glycosyltransferase encodes the protein MAMPATVPVEAVQRIAVVCPPGTPLLQLRDVLIGEALTRGRKVLVVAPEFSGAEVRSLSDLGAEHATFVPDASGLKLFSDWKAIAGLKQILGEWAPHVVVACGSQTMIYGALAAKAVGVGRIVLIVDCLPEHRFTGPLAADEMPAWRYGQALRAADEVVFHNRDDLALLKKLALVPDELSATVVSGGGVDLEHQQVLQLPPLGHGLVFLMIASLDWRRGIKEYCEAAKILRARAPALRCLLAVLPDEGAKAIDMAELALQANVEYVGLAEDHAELLTEAHVFVYPGCAEGMPRPLLQALAAGRPIVTTNVAGCRDTVDERVNGVLVAPRDPEALAEAMESFLRRPDLIPAMARASRGKAERFDSVAAVRRTMLGVVGIE